Within Cydia fagiglandana chromosome 10, ilCydFagi1.1, whole genome shotgun sequence, the genomic segment CACAACGAAATTAGCGCGCTGCCAGATAACGGCTTATCGAGCCTGCGCGCTCTTCAAAAGTTGTTTTTGCAAAACAATAGAATATCTAACGTTGCTGATCGTGCCTTCGTCGGTCTCAGTGATTTGCAAATACTGAATTTATCTACAAACGCCTTGACTGGATTACCACCTGAAATGTTCCAGTCCTCTAGAGACATTAAACAGATATATTTGAATAATAACTCACTGAGTGTGCTCGCACCTGGACTCCTGGAGGGATTAGATCAACTACAGATATTGGATTTGTCCGTGAACGAGTTGACTAGCGAGTGGGTAAATAGAGACACTTTCTCAGGATTAGTTCGCCTTATAGTTTTGAACTTATCCCATAACAGAATCACTAAAATTGATGCGCTGCTATTCCAAGATTTGAATAATTTACAGTTTCTAAGTTTGGAGTATAACAACATTGGGCGAATCGCAGATGGCGCGTTTTCTAATTTGAAAAATCTTCACTCGCTATCGTTGGCTCATAACAACATTATCGAAGTGGACAGCAGCCATTTTTCGAACCTGTATGTACTGAATCAATTATTCCTGGACGGGAACCGAATAACAAAAGTGGACCTACGCTCGTTCGAAAACATAACGAAGCTCCACGATTTAGGCCTCAGTGGGAACCAGTTATCCGAAGTACCGGAAGCCATAAAGACGTTGAGATTCTTGACATCTCTGGACTTAGGCATGAATAGAATTACTAAAGTTACTACCACGCAATTTGAGGGCTTAGACGATTTATACGGCTTACGACTTGTGGGTAATAAAATAGAGAAAATATCAAAGGACACTTTTGTCGCTTTGCCGTCTCTGCAAATATTGAACTTGGCCTCAAATAACATTGATCAGATTGACGACGGAGCTTTTGCGTCAAACCAACAATTGAAAGCTATCGGATTAGATGGAAACAAATTAGTGGATTTAAAAGGGATATTTACAAACACTCAGCCCCTTGTTTGGCTTAACGTATCAAATAATGAGTTGCTTTGGTTCGACTATAGCCACATTCCCTCGAACCTCGAGTGGCTCGACATGCATGAGAATAAAATAGAGAAACTGGAGGACACTTACGGCGTGAAGGAGTCTTGTAACGTGAAGATGCTCgacgtcagtcacaataaaataaGAAGTATCGACGAATTCTCATTCCCGAGCAGTATTGAGACGGTCGTTTTGAATAATAATCATATCGAAAAAATAAACGCCGGCACTTTCCTGCAAAAGTACAACCTCAACAAAGTCATGATTTATTCAAATAAGATAAAAACACTCGAAGTCGGCGCTTTTGCTATATCAGCTGTTCCCGAGGAGAAAGATTTACCCGAGTTCTATATCAGCGAGAACCCATTTGTGTGCGACTGCACAATGGAGTGGTTGCAGAGAATTAACCAATTAAGTGACCTACGGCAGCGCCCGCGAGTAATGGATTTAGAAAGTGTAAGGTGCTCTTTAACTCATTCACGAGCAAAATTGGACGTGCTTCTACTTGAGGTCAAATCTTCAGAGTTTCTGTGCGAGTATGATTCACACTGTTTCACTTTGTGCCATTGTTGTGACTTTGACGCCTGTGATTGCAAGATGACTTGTCCAGATAGGTGCTCGTGTTATCATGATCTCACTTGGAACTCCAACGTGGTCGATTGTTCGGCCGCCGACTACGATCACGTGCCGGACCGAATACCGATGGACGCGACCGAAATATACTTGGATGGAAACGATCTAAAGGAATTAGGCAATCACGTTTTCATTGGTAAAAAACGGCTCCAAGTTTTGTATCTCAATAACAGCAACGTTAACACAATACAAAATAGAACATTTAACGGGATCGAGTCTTTAAGAGTGCTCCACTTGGAAAACAACAACTTGGAGGTTTTGAGGAACACTCAGTTTACGCGGCTACAGAATTTGAACGAGCTTTACTTGAGCGACAACAAAATCAAAGTCATAGAGAATGATACGTTTAATTACCTCCCGTCGTTGGAGCTTCTGAACCTTGACAATAACGGGTACGTTGATTACATGCCGTGGCGAGTCATTACCGAGAACAACCCGCGCACTCGCGTCTCTGTCGACGGGAACAATTGGCTCTGCGATTGCAAAGACGTCGCTCAACTTAATCAATGGCTTATAAAAAAGTCAAAAGACACCGAAACCATGATGTGCTACTTCGCTCACGGCCAGCCTATGAACAAAACTATAGCGACCGTAGCGAAGGAATGCGTATCAGAAACCGCTACCGAAGAAACAGAGACC encodes:
- the LOC134667989 gene encoding toll-like receptor 6 — translated: MLSMGLLAVAVWSWTWLGAGGASLTSRVAEAPQECEWQRVSGGPGEPTRVQLACSLRTAAGATDLLAGLSASQAQRITALDLHCTDTLFFESSLDVGRRKEEGTELLSRFHNLKELRIESCKIRYVPSAVLSPLSGLRALSIRTHNTDWSAMSMEFHRDTFRGLTDLRSLDLGDNNIWVLPSEIFCPLYNLKELNVTQNRLQDISNLGFSDWGNGPTAPGKSCNTVLETLEMSHNEISALPDNGLSSLRALQKLFLQNNRISNVADRAFVGLSDLQILNLSTNALTGLPPEMFQSSRDIKQIYLNNNSLSVLAPGLLEGLDQLQILDLSVNELTSEWVNRDTFSGLVRLIVLNLSHNRITKIDALLFQDLNNLQFLSLEYNNIGRIADGAFSNLKNLHSLSLAHNNIIEVDSSHFSNLYVLNQLFLDGNRITKVDLRSFENITKLHDLGLSGNQLSEVPEAIKTLRFLTSLDLGMNRITKVTTTQFEGLDDLYGLRLVGNKIEKISKDTFVALPSLQILNLASNNIDQIDDGAFASNQQLKAIGLDGNKLVDLKGIFTNTQPLVWLNVSNNELLWFDYSHIPSNLEWLDMHENKIEKLEDTYGVKESCNVKMLDVSHNKIRSIDEFSFPSSIETVVLNNNHIEKINAGTFLQKYNLNKVMIYSNKIKTLEVGAFAISAVPEEKDLPEFYISENPFVCDCTMEWLQRINQLSDLRQRPRVMDLESVRCSLTHSRAKLDVLLLEVKSSEFLCEYDSHCFTLCHCCDFDACDCKMTCPDRCSCYHDLTWNSNVVDCSAADYDHVPDRIPMDATEIYLDGNDLKELGNHVFIGKKRLQVLYLNNSNVNTIQNRTFNGIESLRVLHLENNNLEVLRNTQFTRLQNLNELYLSDNKIKVIENDTFNYLPSLELLNLDNNGYVDYMPWRVITENNPRTRVSVDGNNWLCDCKDVAQLNQWLIKKSKDTETMMCYFAHGQPMNKTIATVAKECVSETATEETETETLKRLFIESNDGVENYIPYIAVVLIIAIILLLMCALLFMFREDFKLWMHSRYGVRVFSSTPKDMNDNKNKRFDAFFVYNPRDEDFVTRAVSSELENSGHSLCLQHRDLQLIERRSGDSLVSASESSKRLIIVLSINFLQQEWYAAESRAAVQSAINSVNVRHRRQKIIFLVTTDLSAINIDPDLKVLLKTCTVIVWGERNCWEKLNFRLPDVDVTLPNRTLHNANNMKTGNREGFGRHGNLRYTAPPTSQDPWYKYGMAPPVLMMSSPMHSTSASAEVSARSTEDETCSVASSDGRPDGLPHHHSYVSIDNHQCEERPLRPVQQIPMSNTRPNNMRKTYFV